Below is a window of Penaeus monodon isolate SGIC_2016 chromosome 26, NSTDA_Pmon_1, whole genome shotgun sequence DNA.
tgtgtgtgtgtgtttgtgtatgtgtattatatatatgcatatatataaatttatatatatacatatataatatatatatatatatatatatatataatatatatatatatatatatatattatatatatacatactatatatatatatatataatatatatatatatattaatataatatatatatatttctgtatgtgtgcgtgtgtatgtgtatacatacatacatacatacatacatatatatgtatatatatacatacacacacacacacacacacacacacacacatatatatatatatatatatatatatatattatatatatatatatatatatagatatatagatatatagatatatatatatatatatatatatatatatatatatatatatgtatatatatatatatatatatatatatatatatatatatatatatatatatagacacacacacacacatacacacaaacacacacacacacacacacacacgcacacacacacactcacacacacgcacacatatatgtgtgtgtgtgtgtgtatatatatatatgtatatatatatatgtatttatatatttatatatatttatacgtatatgtatatatatatatatatatatatatatatatatatgtatttgtatatatatatatatatatatttttttatatatacacacctatatatatatatacgtatatgtatatatatctatatatatatatatatatatatatatatatctattatatatatatatatatatatatatatatatatatatgtatgtatgtgtgtgtgtgtgtatccgtatatatatacgtatgtgtatatatatgtatctctctctctctctctctctctctctctctctctctctctctctctctctatatatatatatatatatatatatatatatatatatatatatatatatatatctatatatatatatatatatatatatatatatatatatatatatatatatatatatatatatatatatatatatatacacacacacacacacacacacacacacgcaaacacagaaatatatatgtattatatatattatatatatatatatatatatatatatatatatatatatatatatatatatatatgtgtgtggtgtgtgtggtgtgtgtgtgtgtgtgtgtgtgtgtgtgtgtgtgtttgtgtgtgtatgtatatatacatatatatgtatatatatatacacacacacacacacacacacacacacacaccacacacacacacacacacacacacaacaatatatatatatatatatatatatatatatatatatatatatatatatatatatatatatatatgtatatatatacacacacacacacacacacacaccacacacacacacacacacacacacacacacacacacacacacacacacacacacaccacacacaccacgcacacacacacacacacacacacacacacacacacacgcacacatatatgtgtgtgtgtatatatatatatatatatatatatatatatatatatatatacatatatatatacacacacctatatatatatatatatatatatatatatatatatatatatatatatatatatatatatatatatatacatacatatatatatatatatatatatatatatatatatatatatatatattatgtatatgtatatattatatataatatatatatatatatatatatatatatattatatatatatatatggtgtgtgtgtgtgtgtggtgtgtgtgtgtgtgtgtgtgtgtgtgtgtgtgtgtgtatatctatatatatgtatctctctctctctctctctctctctctctctctctctctctctctctatatataatatatataatatatattatatatattatattatattatatatatatatatatatatatatatatatatatatatatatatatatatatatatattgcgcgcgcgcaaacacagaaaatatatatatatatgttcttcttttaccggtaggttcatgtctgagccgccgtggtcacagcatgatacttaattgtagttttcatgttgtgatgctcttggagtgagtacgtggtagggtccccagttcctttccacggagagtgccggcgttaccttttaggtaatcattctctctatttattcgggcttgggaccagcatttgacttgggctggcttggccacctagtggctaggtaggcaatcaaggtgaagttccttgcccaagggaaaaacgcggttaggccaccgcggccatacataatatcgatatatatatatatatatatatatatatatgataatatcgagtatatatatatatatatatatatatatatatatatatatatatatatatatatatacacgtatgtatatgtatctttatatatatatatatatatatatatatatatatatatatatatatatatatatatatatacatatataccgagagtgtgtgtaaaacttatTACTCATTACTCTAGTATAAGGTGACGGGTACTGTCTACGGATGTACTGAGATCCTAACTGCACACTCCTTTTCGTCCAACTACAGCAATGTGCCCGCtaacggcgctcggcagacaagatgggaaatcgtccgacattcaccttacagccccgacttagtcccatccgacttctttttgattccaaaaaaaaattattgaaaggtACCATCGGTTCAAGATGTTAAAAGAGCTGTTTCGACAtcgttcagatcacatgacttaCAGCTGgcagcgatgcgttattacctgcatttaaggattCCATGTTTGAACACTTCATAACACGCTGTcgcaagaatgttcaggtgcattgaaatcaaaatccttccagatgatttttagttatgatcttctccacgaactttttgaagcccctcgtGTTTAAAATGGCtcatctgtgaaaaaaaaaaatatcctagcATGATAAATGTATTAGTGGTGATTCTTGGGGCGGTCAGATATTCCCTCTCCGCGGATAAAACTGGCTGCTCGTCGTGCAACTGCAAGCGCAACTAAATCTGCCCCACAAAGTACGTGTGTGCTGAGAAATACGGAGATGCGTCTTTTCTGCGTCTATTCGGATatgtataattttgataattagatATTGCATTTGATGTCATGGCACATTCATATCTGGAGTATATTAGTGTATTCGTAATGTTACCATAGCATTAATCTATAATTGTTGATGCTAGGGTATAATGTTGCTTAATTACACatggttaataataatgttgagtTGCAGGGGTATTCCCTTGCATATGCCCACCAGGGGTATCACCCCTCTAGATGTGGCGTGCCTCTCTAGGGTGGCGTGCCTTCCTTTGTTGCCCCCCCCTCTAGATGTggcgtgccccctccccctctagatgtggcgtgccccctccccctctagatgtggcgtgccccctccccctctagatgtggcgtgccccctccccctctcaaggGCCACAATTCCACGATTTTTCTGCCTTACACCTTTATAACTCTGATCGTAGCTTTAAGATGCTCCTAAACtaactcataaaaaaaatcccacttaGAAAAATCTGAAATGCCCGTTTTCATTTTTTAGAATTATAAAttacatgtttcttttttttttttactgccataACATGAggttatgaaaaataattacagCAATGGGATTAGAGTTGTAAATGTCTCAATATGCacgatataatttatttatccctAGTGCCGTGGAGTTTGGTTTTGCAAGGTTATACACCTTTAATACAAGTCAAAACATAAATATCACTACTTCAACAACaattttgtatttatctattcatcactACGTAGGCAGTGAAGAATAATCACCAATACTTAAAGAAAAATATctgaaaaccataataaaatcaataacacaaGCCGGAACAAAGGCTCATGCTAGAAAACGTAGGCAGAACGTGTTTAGCGGGAGGACTGACGCAATTTTGTTTGAACTCCATATACTTCCTTATTCTCGCTCTTGAACAACTGACAGCAATGGGGGATGCCGATGAATTTTTATCCTCAAAGTTAGGCACAAAAGAACAGTAAGTACAATTGAATGGGAGACCGTTTTGTGCCTGGATCTTGTCTTTATTGAGTGCGGTTCCCGTGGGTTCCTTCGGGAGGCGATTGCATGCTCGCTCATCCTTCTTGTCATGGGAAACTCTGGAGGAAATAGTAAAACAGAGGCCTATCAGTCCGTCAGGATCAAGGGATTCCATCAAAGGATAAATTTTGAGTTGAGGGGGAAGATTCCTGAAGTAGTCGATGAGAAAGTTTAGGTTTAGGGTAAGCCAATTACGAAGTTTTCGATAACATTACTCTCTTGTATTCAGATATTTCAGTAATGTGATGAGTCGGAATGCATGAAGAGATGTTCGTGAACGCAATTTAATTGCTTGGTAAAACCTGGAGCATTTGACGGAAGATATCTTTCGAGTGTGATTAACTGCATGGAAGTTAAAAAGAGCACTCACATAGTATGCCGATATTAAACAGTTATCTTAACTAAAGCACACTTTTCAAAGTTACTCATGCTATTTACAGTGCAGTATCAAGTATTTTACAAAATGCGCAACTTGTTATTGGACTATGCCAACAAGTTTTAAATTACTAAACAGTTAAAGTACACAAAAAGACCAAATGTGCCAGGGAGGAACTGACTGGAAGGGGTCTGGGCTTCAAACCCCATGgttaggaaggtttttggttTCTTTGGTGATCTTTGTGGTAGTTTCTGCACTTAGGGGTAATGGTTCAGTCATTCATTTGTTTGAGTTGGGACTTAGTCTCCGATGGATGTGGTCTTGTAAAATATTACCAGTCATGTTTGTATAGTGTTTGAGATAAGCAAAGTAATATTCAATTAGTTTTATGAAATTGAAAATTAACAGATATGGGTAAATGATTAAAGACAGCTGATTGGCACAACATCCATGCCTGTCGGTGCTCCAGGGATGTCCAGCAAACCTTCTACCCCATATATCATGTAGACTCCCTGGTGATATTTTGCTAAATAAGGAACAATCCAAGCTTTATCTTGCCAGATAGTGGAAATTTATGGCCTTTTATGGAACCTGAAATCATGGCAATTACTTGGCAATGCAGTGAAATTGTGTTGCCTTAAATTCAACATCTGAAGAACTTGTTAAACCATTATATAAAGCAGTGGTTATAGGTTAGACTTTGCACTCAAAATTTTGATAGGATACGATAactcttctgtctccttttttgctGATACCACCCCAATACCATTATATCATTGAAGGGTAATATTGTGGCAGATTCTCTTCACAGGTATCAACTTTCATTTGACCAAATGGTTACTTTTACATCAGTCAGTATTAATAGTAAAttgattactgtaaattattccACAATCCACACATGTCCAGGTCCTATTCTGCAGAAcatgcatatctacacacacacgcacaagcacgcacacacacgcacacactcacacacacgcacacacacgctcacacacactcacacacacacacacacacacacacacacacacacacacacacacacacacacacacacacacacacacacacacacacacacacacacacacacacacacaccacagctgCATACAGACATTGAGATAGATGTGCCCAAATATGCACATTTCACAAATGCACATGGATACATACActgatacacacatatagatacacacagatataaagatacacaaacatgcacatgtgtactcacacacaaacaagcacatgtgcactcacacacacacatgcacatgtactctctcactctctcacactcacactcacacactctctctctcgctctctctctctctctacctctctctctctcacccccctctctctctctctacccctccctctctctctccccctccctctctctctctctctccccctctctctctctcctctcaccctctctctctctctctctctctctctctctctctctctctctctctctctctctctctctccctccctccctcccctcctcctccctccctccctccctccttccctccctccctccctccctccctccctccctcccaaaggATGATCTTCGTGGTAGTTTGTGCATTTGGGATCAATTTAATTCTTCTGGACCCAGCTTCTGGCAGGTGCGTTTCTATTTTAAACTCTTACCCTCCTTTctgaatgtgtatataattattcacacttatttatttttagctgGGAATCTGCATATGAACTAGAACTGTCAAACTTTACAAGCCATGGAGATATTGGAGACATTTGGTTTGGTGAAGACAGCATGCAGCGTGTGGTGGACTGGATCCTGGAATCTGATGATGTGATGGAGAATTCCTCCATTCTCGATATTGGATGTGGGAATGGTGCTTTCCTGCTGTGTCTTGTGAGTATTATTACATTTTGCTTTTATTGGGAAATGCCAGAATTTTTAATCACTTGCTCATTTGAATTGTTCAgttgcaagagaaagaaaaggaaaagcagatttagcaagaaaaatttaaagattagagaattattgttttgtttttcaggcataataaaattaatttatatatcattcatatttttttcaggcTAGTGAAGGCTATGATAATCTGTTTGGGATTGATTATTGTGGTACAGCTATTAAGCTAGCAGAAGCCATAGCAAATAGCAAGAAAGTAGACATCAAATATGAGGTTAGCCAGTTTCTGTTATATTGCTATATTGATTTATTGAATTGTATACATTTGTTTACAGTAATAGAAAATGTAGCTTCATTCCAGAGCaccattttttcaaaataaagaatgaatgacTTTGATTTAGGGGAAAGTATGTTAATAAGTACCAGTATAACTGAACCTGAAAAGGGGTTCCAAAAGCAGAGAAggtaattttattaatttggtTGTTCCCTAACATTGTTTTTTCTAGACTGTAGATTTGCTGGCAGAACACAAGAAAAGTGAATTAGCAGGAAGGCAGTATGACATCTCCCATGATAAGGGTACATATGATACCATTTCCTTAAGCCCAGAAAATGCTGAGGCAAAGAGACAGCAGTACATCAAGGAGGTTTATAAACTAACCAAAGACCAAGGTTTATTCATTATCACCTCCTGCAACTGGACTGAAGAAGAGCTTATATCTCATGTATCAGATTGTAAGTGTATGCTGTTTTTTAATCAAGTCATATATCAAATTGTTTTTTGAAATGCAGTCATTTAGTTTACAAAACCATTACAAGGCCTAATGCTAAATTAAAATTCTTGAAGTAAATGTTTTTTTAGACTTG
It encodes the following:
- the LOC119590005 gene encoding LOW QUALITY PROTEIN: EEF1A lysine methyltransferase 2-like (The sequence of the model RefSeq protein was modified relative to this genomic sequence to represent the inferred CDS: deleted 1 base in 1 codon), which gives rise to MLENVGRTCLAGGLTQFCLNSIYFLILALEQLTAMGDADEFLSSKLGTKEHWESAYELELSNFTSHGDIGDIWFGEDSMQRVVDWILESDDVMENSSILDIGCGNGAFLLCLASEGYDNLFGIDYCGTAIKLAEAIANSKKVDIKYETVDLLAEHKKSELAGRQYDISHDKGTYDTISLSPENAEAKRQQYIKEVYKLTKDQGLFIITSCNWTEEELISHVSDYFSVEEVIPTPTFSFGGKIGSVVTSIVFRKVVS